One region of Solanum pennellii chromosome 6, SPENNV200 genomic DNA includes:
- the LOC107022750 gene encoding 11-beta-hydroxysteroid dehydrogenase-like 5, translating to MMDLVNSVLNFVVPPASLVMLAFSWPALYFINTCERMYNSFFGEDMEDKIVIITGASSGIGEQIAYEYAKKKAHLVLVARRETRLWGISENARALGAKSVVITAADVVKEADCRRFITETVNLYGRVDHLVNTASLGHTFYLEEATDTNVFPILMDINFWGNVYPTYVALPYLRQSRGRVIVNASVESWLPLPRMSLYAAAKAALVNFYETLRFEVDGDVGVTIATHGWIGTEMTGGRFMLEEGAEMQWKEEREVHASGSSVEDFAKLIVSGACRGDPYVKYPSWYDIFLLYRVFTPNVLQWTFRLLLSNQSVRKTSLIGTGRPLLESSSPRMQPIPETSSPPRQPSSESSSPRRQPLSGSSSPQHPSASPRRRMGPVPVQQD from the exons atgatggatTTGGTGAATTCAGTGCTTAATTTTGTGGTGCCACCAGCAAGTTTGGTTATGTTGGCTTTTTCATGGCCTGCTTTGTATTTCATCAACACTTGTGAGAGGATGTACAACTCTTTCTTTGGTGAAGACATGGAGGACAAAATCGTCATCATCACTGGAGCTTCTTCTGGTATTGGAgag CAAATTGCATATGAATATGCAAAGAAGAAAGCTCATCTGGTTCTGGTTGCACGAAGAGAAACCAGACTCTGGGGAATTAGCGAGAACGCGAGGGCATTAGGTGCAAAAAGTGTTGTCATAACAGCTGCAGATGTTGTCAAGGAAGCTGATTGTAGGAGATTCATTACTGAGACCGTAAACTTATACGGGCGTG TGGATCATCTTGTAAATACAGCAAGTTTGGGTCATACCTTCTACCTAGAAGAAGCCACAGATACAAATGTCTTCCCCATTTTGATG GATATCAATTTTTGGGGAAATGTGTATCCTACCTATGTTGCACTACCTTACCTGCGACAAAGCAGAGGCCGAGTCATAGTCAATGCTTCAGTAGAGAGTTGGTTGCCCTTGCCAAGGATGAGCTTATATGCA GCAGCGAAAGCAGCACTTGTAAATTTTTATGAGACCTTGAGATTCGAGGTGGACGGTGACGTAGGGGTCACAATAGCGACACACGGATGGATTGGGACTGAAATGACAGGTGGAAGATTCATGCTAGAGGAAGGTGCTGAGATGCAGTGGAAGGAAGAAAGAGAA GTTCATGCATCTGGAAGTTCAGTGGAGGACTTTGCAAAGTTGATTGTATCAGGGGCATGCCGAGGAGATCCATACGTGAAATATCCGAGTTGGTACGACATTTTCCTTCTCTATAGAGTATTCACACCAAATGTTCTCCAATGGACGTTTCGGCTGTTACTTTCAAACCAAAGTGTCAGGAAAACTTCCCTCATTGGCACCGGAAGGCCTCTTCTCGAGTCATCCTCTCCTCGGATGCAGCCTATTCCTGAGACATCCTCTCCTCCACGACAGCCTTCCTCAGAGTCGTCATCTCCTCGAAGACAGCCTCTTTCTGGTTCATCCTCTCCTCAGCATCCATCCGCTTCTCCTCGGAGACGTATGGGGCCTGTTCCGGTTCAGCAGGACTGA